One Chloroflexota bacterium DNA window includes the following coding sequences:
- a CDS encoding AI-2E family transporter, translated as MHVQPTSPIRFSPRAKFVTVLSIVIISLYLVNQAWHIMIPFVWAIITAYIFNPVVTWMQRRTKTPRFWWVIVLYIIGSALLTLLVSNVVPIITTQINDLAQAIPTWLEEAKKYVEKHESLTIRGVELINLREAEREISGAIAAFAKDLPGAAPKFLFGLAEGFILTLVYFVVTFYLLLQAETIPNNFYRLIPERHRDEIRQLVSSIDRVLSAYIRGQFLLIIIMSVLSFIALSILQVKYALIIAIATGFLEIIPIIGPYMATAIAALVGFFQGTTPFGWEPWVLALVIIAVYFALRQFEDHFIIPNLVGHIVNVHPVFVIFAILAGGAVAGGLGLLISIPIAAVARIILSYLHGKLVDSPNPQADLVEQEGKLLENHTVAERRESRRNRREAKKQVEGSDLKP; from the coding sequence ATGCACGTTCAGCCAACTAGTCCGATTCGTTTCTCACCTCGCGCAAAGTTTGTAACAGTCCTTTCGATTGTTATTATTAGCCTATACTTGGTCAACCAAGCTTGGCATATTATGATCCCCTTTGTTTGGGCGATCATCACGGCCTATATTTTTAATCCAGTTGTTACCTGGATGCAACGGCGTACCAAAACACCCCGTTTTTGGTGGGTAATTGTGCTCTACATCATCGGGTCTGCGCTGTTAACTTTGCTGGTGAGTAACGTCGTCCCAATTATTACCACCCAGATTAATGACCTTGCTCAGGCTATTCCAACTTGGCTTGAAGAGGCCAAAAAGTATGTTGAAAAACATGAATCATTGACGATTCGTGGAGTCGAATTGATTAATCTGCGTGAAGCTGAGCGTGAAATATCGGGAGCAATTGCGGCGTTTGCTAAAGATTTGCCTGGTGCCGCCCCTAAATTTCTGTTTGGGCTGGCCGAAGGCTTTATTTTGACCCTAGTCTACTTCGTCGTAACCTTCTACTTACTACTCCAAGCCGAAACTATTCCCAACAACTTCTATCGCTTGATTCCCGAACGCCATCGTGATGAAATTCGTCAATTGGTTAGCTCGATCGATCGGGTGCTCTCAGCCTACATTCGCGGTCAGTTTTTACTGATTATCATCATGTCGGTGCTGAGTTTTATTGCCCTCTCAATTTTACAAGTCAAATATGCCTTGATTATTGCCATCGCCACTGGCTTCTTGGAAATTATCCCAATCATCGGGCCGTACATGGCCACCGCCATCGCCGCTTTGGTAGGCTTTTTCCAAGGCACAACCCCGTTTGGCTGGGAGCCTTGGGTATTAGCGTTGGTAATTATTGCCGTCTATTTTGCCCTGCGCCAATTCGAAGATCACTTTATTATTCCAAATTTGGTCGGCCACATCGTCAATGTGCATCCGGTCTTTGTGATCTTTGCAATTTTGGCGGGGGGAGCGGTAGCCGGCGGCTTAGGCTTGCTCATATCGATCCCAATTGCCGCAGTTGCCCGCATCATTCTTTCATATCTGCATGGCAAGCTTGTCGATTCACCCAACCCGCAGGCCGATTTGGTCGAGCAAGAGGGCAAATTGCTTGAAAACCATACAGTTGCTGAGCGTCGCGAAAGTCGGCGCAACCGCCGCGAAGCCAAAAAACAGGTTGAAGGCAGCGATCTCAAGCCTTAA
- a CDS encoding SCO family protein, translating into MKYAHWLFGCVLLGLVLSLSSCGTASYQIIRPIDNPTAAPDFTLIDQHGADFHLAEQRGKIVILFFGFTACPDVCPLALGLSSQARKKLADDADKIQIAFVTVDPERDNPATIDRYVSLFDSTILGLNGETEVVEAVKKAYGVHAERRELPDSALQYTIDHTAGLYIIDQQGRWFAMANHDVDPTLLATDLETMLQYIDVE; encoded by the coding sequence ATGAAATACGCTCATTGGCTTTTTGGCTGTGTGCTGCTAGGGCTTGTCTTGAGTTTAAGCAGTTGTGGCACAGCCAGCTATCAGATTATTCGGCCAATTGACAACCCAACAGCAGCGCCAGATTTTACCTTGATTGATCAGCATGGTGCCGATTTTCACCTCGCTGAGCAACGTGGCAAAATTGTAATTCTCTTTTTTGGCTTTACTGCCTGCCCCGATGTTTGCCCATTGGCTTTAGGGCTTTCGTCACAGGCTCGCAAAAAACTTGCAGATGATGCCGATAAGATTCAAATTGCCTTTGTAACGGTCGATCCAGAGCGCGATAATCCCGCGACAATCGATCGCTATGTTTCGCTGTTCGATTCAACGATTTTGGGCTTGAACGGTGAAACTGAAGTGGTTGAGGCGGTCAAAAAGGCCTATGGCGTGCATGCCGAGCGGCGCGAATTGCCTGATTCGGCCTTGCAATACACCATCGACCATACCGCTGGCTTATATATCATCGATCAACAAGGACGCTGGTTTGCCATGGCCAACCACGATGTTGATCCAACACTTTTAGCAACTGATCTTGAGACGATGTTGCAATACATCGATGTTGAATAA
- the minE gene encoding cell division topological specificity factor MinE: MGLLDNLFGRKQQNSSSVAKERLLTVLVHDRVHLTPHDMEEMKREIIAVIERYVEVTNPEAIEVTLTRGEAADHLKADIPLGRSRQQ, from the coding sequence ATGGGTCTTTTAGATAATCTTTTTGGTCGCAAGCAACAGAACAGTTCGTCGGTTGCAAAAGAGCGTTTATTGACGGTTTTAGTTCATGATCGCGTGCATCTCACGCCCCACGATATGGAAGAGATGAAACGTGAAATTATTGCCGTGATCGAGCGTTACGTTGAAGTAACCAATCCAGAGGCCATTGAAGTAACCTTGACCCGTGGCGAAGCTGCCGACCACCTCAAGGCCGATATTCCCCTTGGTCGCTCGCGTCAACAATAA
- a CDS encoding methylmalonyl-CoA mutase family protein yields MFSPEQLAQMRAAQERWNDETLAPTLQKTPERPALFSTISSEPIQRLYTPLDLADTDYHKDISFPGEFPYTRGIHPTGYRGKLWTMRMFAGFGTAEETNARFKYLLSQGQTGLSTAFDMPTLYGRDTDHPLVEGEFGKCGVAVTSLADMDILFDGIPLDQVTTSMTINSPAAIIWAMYIAAAEKRGISRAKLGGTLQNDILKEYAAQNEYIFPIAPSMRLVVDTIEFAAQHMPKWNPVSVSGYHIREAGSTAAQELAFTLGDGIAYVKACLKRGLNIDDFAPRISYFFNAHNDFFEEIAKYRAARRVWARQMRDIYGAKNPRSWWMRFHTQTAGVSLTAQQPENNIVRVAIQALAAVIGGTQSLHTDAMDEALALPSEKAVTIALRTQQIIAEESGVTNTIDPLAGSYFVEALTNRMEAECLDYFRRIEEQGGMEAALEKGWIQQQIADSSYRFQQEVDSGQRGFVGVNKYTVDDPIEIPILQMDPDGENKHMARLNKVRNERDQARWAEAMDNLRQAAQGEHNLMEPILAAVNAYATLGEMCDVLREVFGVYQEVMIV; encoded by the coding sequence ATGTTTAGTCCCGAGCAGTTAGCTCAGATGCGGGCGGCGCAAGAGCGCTGGAATGACGAAACGCTGGCTCCGACACTGCAGAAAACTCCCGAACGTCCGGCGTTATTTAGCACGATTTCCAGCGAGCCAATTCAGCGCTTGTATACCCCGCTCGACCTTGCCGACACTGATTATCATAAGGATATTAGCTTTCCTGGTGAGTTTCCCTATACCCGTGGGATTCATCCAACCGGCTATCGTGGCAAGCTCTGGACGATGCGCATGTTTGCGGGGTTTGGCACTGCCGAAGAAACCAATGCTCGCTTTAAATATCTGCTGAGCCAAGGCCAAACTGGGCTTTCGACGGCCTTCGATATGCCGACGCTCTATGGCCGCGATACCGATCATCCATTGGTCGAGGGTGAATTTGGCAAGTGTGGCGTGGCCGTCACCTCATTGGCCGATATGGATATTTTGTTCGATGGCATTCCACTCGATCAAGTAACTACCTCGATGACAATTAACTCGCCAGCCGCAATTATTTGGGCGATGTATATTGCGGCGGCGGAAAAGCGCGGCATTTCACGCGCCAAATTAGGTGGCACGCTCCAAAACGACATCCTTAAAGAATATGCCGCCCAGAACGAATATATCTTCCCGATTGCACCATCGATGCGCTTGGTGGTTGATACAATTGAATTTGCCGCCCAACATATGCCCAAGTGGAATCCAGTCTCAGTTAGTGGCTATCATATTCGCGAGGCTGGATCTACGGCTGCCCAAGAGTTGGCCTTTACGCTGGGCGACGGCATAGCGTATGTCAAGGCTTGTCTCAAACGTGGCCTGAATATTGATGATTTTGCGCCGCGTATTTCCTATTTCTTCAATGCTCACAACGATTTCTTTGAAGAAATTGCCAAGTATCGCGCTGCGCGGCGGGTTTGGGCACGCCAGATGCGTGATATTTATGGGGCAAAAAATCCCCGTTCGTGGTGGATGCGATTTCACACCCAGACAGCAGGTGTTTCGCTGACTGCCCAACAACCTGAGAACAACATCGTGCGGGTGGCGATTCAAGCATTGGCTGCGGTAATCGGCGGGACACAATCGTTGCACACCGATGCGATGGATGAAGCCCTGGCCTTGCCATCGGAAAAAGCTGTGACCATTGCCTTGCGCACCCAGCAAATTATTGCTGAAGAAAGTGGCGTGACCAACACGATTGATCCGTTGGCTGGCTCGTACTTTGTCGAGGCCTTGACCAATCGCATGGAAGCCGAGTGTCTCGATTACTTCCGCCGAATCGAAGAACAAGGTGGCATGGAAGCGGCCTTGGAAAAAGGCTGGATTCAACAGCAAATCGCCGATTCATCGTATCGCTTCCAACAAGAAGTTGATAGCGGCCAGCGCGGCTTTGTGGGAGTGAACAAATACACCGTCGATGATCCAATTGAAATTCCAATTTTGCAAATGGACCCTGATGGTGAGAACAAACATATGGCTCGACTCAACAAAGTGCGCAACGAACGCGATCAAGCTCGTTGGGCCGAAGCCATGGACAACCTACGCCAAGCAGCGCAAGGTGAGCACAATCTGATGGAGCCAATTCTGGCGGCGGTGAATGCCTATGCCACCCTAGGCGAAATGTGCGATGTGTTGCGCGAAGTCTTTGGGGTTTACCAAGAAGTAATGATTGTTTAG
- a CDS encoding DUF4177 domain-containing protein, with protein sequence MQQWEYHVELVDISGFWSPNVDPSIISRMFNKAGSDGWEIVAIVDINSGHGQSSRLLVTFKRPRPA encoded by the coding sequence ATGCAACAGTGGGAATATCATGTTGAGCTTGTCGATATTAGTGGTTTTTGGAGTCCAAATGTAGACCCAAGCATTATTAGTCGTATGTTCAACAAAGCTGGCAGTGATGGCTGGGAAATTGTAGCGATTGTTGACATAAATAGCGGTCATGGTCAAAGCTCGCGCTTACTAGTAACCTTCAAGCGTCCACGTCCAGCCTAG
- a CDS encoding ATP-binding protein, translated as MFQSLDQLETGSLFILTGQAGAGKSHLAASTRRSGTVWILDTEGAAKNLLGKPGVHKSIQAVQTLSLQQLLAAMQEIQRLGKSGDTVVLDSVSKVLQAMRAHAQQRAGAETDRKTQIEFDEYASFNRNLQAIYTGLTELKQHGFHVIIIGHLAKQYSEQSEDRNHADVGLRVLADEHITYEADAIILVERDGDQRQMRPIIKPPRPLHLKLGANYPAKLATLYPELALDEAFGNSSERTGRPVDASEAERRFFARYASVVGGNNWNAVQRYLGRKDKKPSTIEGWISAAEQVRQAPNDQAMAA; from the coding sequence ATGTTTCAGTCGCTAGACCAACTTGAAACAGGCAGTTTATTTATTTTGACAGGGCAAGCAGGCGCAGGCAAATCGCACTTAGCCGCCAGCACCCGCCGCAGTGGCACGGTCTGGATCTTGGATACCGAGGGTGCTGCCAAGAATCTTTTGGGCAAACCTGGAGTCCATAAATCGATTCAAGCGGTGCAAACGCTCTCGCTGCAACAACTTTTGGCAGCTATGCAAGAGATTCAACGGCTTGGCAAAAGTGGCGATACGGTGGTGCTCGATTCAGTTTCTAAGGTGCTGCAAGCGATGCGGGCCCATGCACAACAACGGGCTGGCGCTGAAACCGACCGCAAAACCCAAATAGAGTTTGATGAATATGCCTCCTTCAATCGCAACCTGCAAGCAATTTATACTGGCTTAACCGAGCTAAAACAACATGGCTTTCATGTGATTATCATCGGCCACTTGGCCAAACAATATAGCGAACAAAGCGAAGACCGTAATCATGCCGATGTGGGCTTGCGGGTGCTAGCCGACGAACATATTACCTACGAGGCCGACGCGATTATCCTCGTCGAGCGCGATGGTGATCAACGCCAGATGCGGCCAATTATCAAGCCACCACGGCCTTTGCATCTCAAATTAGGCGCAAATTATCCCGCCAAACTAGCTACACTCTACCCCGAACTAGCACTTGACGAGGCTTTTGGCAATAGTTCCGAGCGCACTGGCCGCCCTGTCGATGCTAGCGAAGCCGAACGGCGTTTCTTTGCCCGCTATGCCTCAGTCGTTGGCGGCAACAATTGGAACGCCGTTCAGCGCTATCTTGGCCGCAAAGATAAAAAACCCAGCACAATCGAAGGCTGGATCAGTGCTGCCGAACAGGTGCGTCAAGCCCCAAACGACCAAGCCATGGCCGCCTAA
- a CDS encoding sortase, with product MKTTQPAHPIAWTLGNLLLFCGMYLLLYVGGMYADDFYNRLAARGDSMLPIAAPIITTPDPAITTFQAPTLNQQTANDQPPALVASDHSTISRIQIPRIEVDQKVIEVGWELQDDVATWQVAKYAVGHHQGSANPGEPSNIVLAGHVGGSAPVFDRLIETQPGDQIVLYSNGQQYLYVVQSNERVQEVGISAEQRLTNAAYMDPTPAETITLITCWPPAGPNAFDQRIIVRAVPYTIAAEQPAGSNWQMR from the coding sequence ATGAAAACCACTCAACCAGCCCATCCTATCGCTTGGACGCTCGGCAATCTGCTGCTCTTTTGTGGCATGTATTTGCTGCTGTATGTTGGTGGGATGTACGCCGATGATTTTTATAATCGCTTAGCGGCACGTGGCGATAGTATGCTACCAATTGCTGCGCCAATTATCACCACCCCTGATCCAGCAATAACGACATTTCAAGCCCCCACGCTCAATCAACAAACTGCCAACGATCAACCACCAGCGCTGGTTGCCAGCGACCACTCCACGATCAGCCGGATTCAAATTCCGCGTATCGAGGTTGATCAAAAGGTGATTGAGGTTGGTTGGGAATTGCAAGATGACGTGGCAACATGGCAAGTTGCTAAATATGCAGTTGGTCATCATCAAGGCAGCGCCAACCCCGGCGAACCAAGCAATATTGTGCTAGCTGGCCATGTTGGTGGCTCGGCTCCGGTCTTTGATCGTTTGATCGAGACCCAGCCAGGCGACCAAATTGTGCTCTATAGCAACGGCCAACAATATCTGTATGTGGTGCAATCCAACGAACGGGTGCAAGAAGTTGGCATTTCAGCTGAACAACGCCTAACCAATGCCGCCTATATGGACCCAACCCCCGCTGAAACGATAACCCTGATTACCTGTTGGCCGCCAGCCGGCCCCAACGCCTTTGACCAGCGGATTATTGTTCGAGCCGTGCCCTACACCATCGCCGCCGAGCAACCTGCTGGCAGCAATTGGCAGATGCGCTAA
- a CDS encoding GNAT family N-acetyltransferase, producing the protein MTNDTIIATAPRLVIRRWQRADYQTMDRWPPFTEPLSSIWNLPDRVTVGGDWMNDIRRTYAIALRDHTLVGRITLRNIDSASGSARLGITIGPQYVSQGYGTEGLAAFLQAFFTTLGFQTMVLDVASVNERAVRCYRRLGFQYNGHHWRDAGWRFMQTLDQATRERIAPFIKEGRHGVWVQFYDMTLERSDWQAAQHRSVIHVNQ; encoded by the coding sequence ATGACGAATGATACAATCATTGCAACCGCACCACGACTGGTAATTCGTCGCTGGCAACGGGCAGATTATCAAACCATGGATCGTTGGCCACCCTTCACCGAACCACTGAGCAGCATTTGGAACTTGCCCGATCGAGTGACGGTTGGCGGCGATTGGATGAACGATATTCGGCGAACCTATGCGATAGCTCTACGTGATCATACCCTAGTTGGGCGAATTACGTTACGCAATATTGATTCGGCTAGTGGCTCGGCGCGGCTTGGCATCACTATTGGCCCCCAATATGTGAGCCAAGGCTATGGCACTGAGGGCTTGGCCGCGTTTCTGCAAGCATTTTTCACCACCTTAGGCTTTCAAACCATGGTGCTCGATGTGGCCTCAGTCAATGAACGTGCGGTGCGCTGCTATCGCCGGCTTGGCTTTCAATACAATGGTCATCATTGGCGCGATGCTGGCTGGCGTTTTATGCAAACGCTCGATCAAGCTACTCGCGAACGCATCGCCCCCTTTATCAAGGAAGGTCGCCATGGGGTGTGGGTGCAATTTTACGACATGACGCTCGAACGGAGTGATTGGCAAGCGGCTCAACATCGGTCAGTTATCCACGTTAATCAATAA
- a CDS encoding nicotinate phosphoribosyltransferase produces the protein MTTRFQHGILFTDQYQLTMSQVYYRLGLHERPALFDHYFRSYPNYGAHAAGYAVAAGMQPLLEWMDTARFGEGEIAALSAMKGRTGQALFSSDFLGWLRKYGDLRNVTIRAIPEGRVVHHTVPMTIVEGPLVLAQILETPLLNMLNFSTLIATKAARVRESAGDGLFLEFGMRRAQGWGANLATRAALIGGADSSSNVGAALDMGVQPSGTHAHSLVQTAMALGMGELGAFEAYAEAYPDDTLLLVDTINTLESGVPNAIKVFEKLRRQGHKPVGIRLDSGDLAYLSIQAAKMLNTAGFPDVSIVLSNNLDELVIWQILTQIRAEAPRYGLEADAVIKRLVFGVGTHLVTSWGEPALGGVYKLVSLFDRDTWKPAIKLSENPQKTPTPGRKAAWRVYDSRGRASADVLTLDDEHPQQSEALNLYHPTDASKQRTLTPADHTIEALYATVLDSGRRVVDVPDLAELRERRVRDLARLDPGVLRLVNPHIYHVSLSQRLWELKQNLIKEMRKG, from the coding sequence ATGACAACCCGCTTTCAACATGGCATTCTCTTCACTGATCAATATCAATTAACCATGTCGCAGGTATATTATCGCTTGGGTCTGCATGAACGCCCAGCCTTGTTCGACCACTACTTCCGTTCGTATCCCAATTATGGAGCGCATGCGGCGGGTTATGCGGTGGCCGCTGGGATGCAACCCTTGCTCGAATGGATGGATACCGCCCGTTTTGGCGAGGGCGAAATTGCCGCGCTCTCAGCCATGAAAGGCCGCACTGGCCAAGCGTTGTTTAGCAGTGATTTCTTGGGCTGGCTGCGCAAATATGGCGATCTGCGCAATGTGACGATTCGGGCGATTCCCGAGGGGCGCGTGGTGCATCACACCGTACCAATGACGATTGTCGAAGGCCCATTGGTGTTGGCGCAAATTCTCGAAACGCCGTTGTTGAATATGCTCAACTTCAGCACGCTCATCGCTACCAAAGCGGCACGGGTACGCGAGAGCGCTGGCGATGGCCTATTTTTAGAATTTGGCATGCGCCGCGCCCAAGGCTGGGGAGCCAATTTGGCCACTCGGGCAGCCCTCATCGGTGGTGCTGATAGCTCATCAAACGTCGGCGCAGCGCTTGATATGGGTGTACAACCAAGTGGCACCCATGCCCATAGTTTGGTGCAAACTGCCATGGCGTTGGGCATGGGCGAACTAGGCGCGTTCGAAGCCTATGCCGAAGCTTACCCCGACGACACGCTGCTGTTGGTCGATACGATCAATACCTTGGAAAGCGGTGTGCCTAATGCAATCAAGGTATTTGAAAAGCTACGTCGCCAAGGCCACAAACCCGTTGGCATTCGGCTTGATTCGGGCGACTTGGCCTATTTGAGCATTCAGGCCGCCAAAATGCTCAACACTGCCGGATTCCCCGATGTTTCGATTGTGCTTTCCAATAATCTTGATGAATTGGTAATTTGGCAGATTTTGACCCAAATTCGCGCCGAAGCGCCGCGCTATGGCCTTGAAGCCGATGCCGTAATCAAGCGCTTGGTGTTTGGGGTTGGCACACATTTGGTCACGTCGTGGGGCGAGCCAGCTTTGGGCGGTGTGTATAAATTAGTTTCATTGTTTGATCGCGATACATGGAAACCCGCGATTAAGCTCTCGGAGAACCCGCAGAAAACCCCAACGCCAGGGCGCAAAGCAGCATGGCGGGTGTATGATAGCCGTGGGCGAGCTAGCGCCGATGTTTTGACCTTAGATGACGAACATCCACAGCAAAGCGAAGCCTTGAACTTGTATCACCCAACTGATGCGAGCAAACAACGCACCCTGACTCCTGCTGACCACACAATTGAGGCCTTGTATGCGACGGTGCTCGATTCAGGCCGACGAGTTGTTGATGTGCCCGATTTGGCCGAGTTGCGCGAACGGCGGGTGCGCGATTTAGCGCGGCTTGATCCTGGGGTCTTGCGTTTGGTTAATCCCCACATTTACCACGTTTCGCTTAGCCAACGCTTATGGGAATTGAAACAGAACCTGATTAAAGAGATGCGCAAGGGCTAA
- the minC gene encoding septum site-determining protein MinC produces the protein MRDMEERITLKGSRDGLRLILHPTAAWEEVLEALRKQLAQGPSFYHGAKLLIDVGERSITDVELQAILAIMAEHDIEPAALITIAPTNRTTGRQAGVETRHPDSLRSTPPPVVQGEGLFLWRTVRSGQAIRHQGHIVVVGDVNAGAEISAHGSVIIWGRLRGSVHAGVGGNQQAIVCALELRPTLLRIADNLARTPDNHRPTGPEQASLDGDNIVVVPWDAPRR, from the coding sequence ATGCGCGATATGGAAGAGCGCATCACGTTAAAAGGCAGCCGTGACGGGCTGCGCTTGATTTTACACCCCACCGCAGCGTGGGAAGAAGTCCTTGAAGCCTTGCGCAAGCAACTAGCCCAAGGGCCATCGTTTTATCATGGCGCAAAATTATTGATCGATGTTGGTGAGCGTTCGATCACCGATGTGGAGCTACAGGCGATCTTGGCGATCATGGCTGAACATGATATTGAGCCAGCCGCATTAATTACCATCGCACCAACCAATCGGACTACTGGTCGGCAGGCTGGCGTAGAAACCCGCCATCCCGACAGCCTACGGTCTACTCCTCCACCCGTCGTGCAAGGCGAAGGCTTATTTTTATGGCGCACCGTGCGTTCCGGCCAAGCAATTCGGCATCAAGGCCATATCGTTGTGGTCGGTGATGTCAATGCAGGAGCCGAAATTAGTGCTCACGGCAGTGTCATCATTTGGGGGCGCTTACGCGGCTCCGTCCATGCAGGTGTTGGCGGCAATCAACAGGCAATTGTCTGTGCGCTCGAATTGCGCCCAACCCTCTTGCGGATCGCCGATAACCTTGCCCGCACACCTGATAATCATCGCCCAACTGGCCCTGAACAAGCCAGCCTTGATGGCGACAACATTGTAGTAGTACCATGGGATGCCCCACGCCGCTAG
- the minD gene encoding septum site-determining protein MinD, whose product MAQVITITSGKGGVGKTTTTANLATSLAMQGQRVVAIDADIGLRNLDVVMGLENRIVYDLVDVVEGRCRTRQALIKDKRFPDNLFLLPAAQTRDKDAVTPDDMIALCNELRREFDFILIDSPAGIEGGFKNAIAPADHILIVTTPEMSAVRDADRIVGLVEAYEKSNPKLIINRIKARMVARGDMMDTPDVVEILAIDLVGIVPDDESIVVSTNRGEVAVLDRESMAGKAYNNIANRLLGHDIPFLVLDEKQGLWAQLVNMFRTRR is encoded by the coding sequence ATGGCACAAGTAATCACAATCACCTCTGGTAAAGGGGGGGTTGGCAAAACCACCACCACCGCCAATCTCGCCACATCGTTAGCAATGCAAGGCCAACGGGTTGTTGCAATTGATGCTGATATCGGTTTGCGCAATCTCGATGTGGTGATGGGCCTCGAAAATCGGATCGTCTATGATTTGGTCGATGTGGTCGAAGGCCGCTGCCGCACACGCCAAGCGCTGATTAAAGATAAGCGCTTTCCTGATAATTTGTTCTTGTTGCCAGCAGCCCAAACCCGCGATAAAGATGCGGTAACGCCTGACGATATGATCGCCCTTTGCAACGAGCTGCGCCGCGAATTCGATTTTATTCTGATCGACTCGCCCGCTGGGATCGAGGGTGGCTTTAAAAATGCAATTGCACCCGCCGACCACATTTTGATCGTCACAACACCTGAAATGTCTGCCGTGCGCGATGCCGACCGAATTGTAGGGTTGGTCGAAGCGTATGAAAAAAGCAATCCAAAGCTCATTATTAACCGAATTAAAGCGCGGATGGTTGCTCGCGGCGACATGATGGATACGCCCGATGTGGTAGAAATTTTGGCAATCGACCTCGTTGGAATTGTGCCAGACGATGAAAGCATTGTAGTTTCAACCAACCGCGGCGAAGTTGCGGTGCTTGATCGTGAATCGATGGCAGGTAAGGCCTATAATAATATCGCCAATCGTTTACTCGGCCACGATATTCCCTTCCTTGTGCTTGATGAAAAACAAGGCTTATGGGCACAATTGGTCAATATGTTTCGTACCCGCCGCTAA
- a CDS encoding copper chaperone PCu(A)C — MKRLMLGLLVLILAACGSETTSTTAPSTSNGAANTLGSLTIEGSFARPAFAAATIMQTPTMATTPVSPTMGGGMSGGSAMMGSNSAAYMTIRNSGAADNLISASTDVAGKVELHTVVADGDVMRMEQVEKIEVPANGEALLKPGGFHVMLLEVKQDLKVGDTIDLSLTFEKAGTITLKVPVQMPSAQ, encoded by the coding sequence ATGAAACGTTTAATGCTTGGTTTATTGGTCTTGATCTTGGCTGCTTGTGGTTCGGAAACCACCTCAACGACCGCTCCTAGCACGAGCAATGGTGCTGCGAATACGCTTGGTTCATTAACAATTGAAGGTTCATTTGCCCGCCCAGCCTTTGCTGCTGCCACGATTATGCAAACCCCAACCATGGCAACCACGCCAGTTAGCCCAACGATGGGTGGTGGTATGAGTGGTGGCAGTGCCATGATGGGTAGCAATAGCGCCGCTTATATGACGATTCGCAATAGTGGCGCTGCTGATAACTTAATTTCGGCCTCAACCGATGTTGCAGGCAAAGTTGAGTTGCATACCGTTGTGGCCGATGGTGATGTGATGCGCATGGAACAGGTCGAAAAAATCGAAGTGCCAGCCAATGGCGAAGCACTCTTGAAACCAGGCGGTTTCCATGTGATGTTGTTGGAAGTCAAGCAAGATCTCAAGGTTGGCGATACGATTGATTTGAGCTTAACCTTTGAAAAAGCTGGCACGATTACGCTCAAAGTGCCGGTGCAAATGCCCAGTGCGCAATAA
- a CDS encoding nucleotidyltransferase has protein sequence MSLIAGNLAVVQKLLDGAAMSWGIYGGAAAHFYGSRRPINDIDIIVPANTLGEIARLLQQGQKAVQYDGGRILWRGIILQEDLTIRLNGNVYPFVLDPPMIERLQRKPLLGSRVLFLAPEDVLVHKLILYRGPEQQRFDIVDCEGIIKRHQLDLEYLRQRLQTSNATTIVTPRIADMGVTL, from the coding sequence ATGTCGCTGATTGCAGGAAACTTGGCGGTCGTTCAAAAGCTCCTCGACGGCGCAGCTATGTCGTGGGGCATTTATGGTGGAGCCGCTGCCCACTTCTATGGCAGCCGTCGGCCAATTAATGATATTGATATTATTGTTCCAGCCAATACCCTAGGCGAAATTGCCCGCTTGTTGCAACAAGGCCAAAAGGCTGTGCAATATGATGGCGGACGGATTCTATGGCGTGGGATTATTTTACAAGAAGATCTGACGATTCGGCTAAATGGCAACGTTTATCCATTTGTGCTTGATCCACCGATGATCGAACGGTTGCAACGCAAACCATTGCTTGGCTCACGCGTGCTCTTTTTGGCTCCCGAAGATGTGTTAGTCCATAAATTAATTTTGTATCGTGGGCCTGAGCAACAACGGTTTGATATTGTCGATTGCGAAGGCATTATCAAGCGCCATCAACTCGACCTTGAGTATTTGCGCCAACGCCTGCAAACCAGCAATGCAACTACCATCGTTACGCCACGCATTGCCGATATGGGCGTAACCCTGTAA